In the genome of Paracoccus sp. MBLB3053, one region contains:
- a CDS encoding TRAP transporter small permease, translating into MSAFWQHLDKLESYICRVLLAIFVTLLFVQIVARQIFGFSITWIEELSVILFVWFAYFGASYAARMAAHNRVSFHLNALPRRMARAIEAIGDLFWIGFNIVFIWQASVFIGRLKPFVKAQTLGWEMRWVYMVLPIAFTLMTIRIIQVNYLKLVCGIDPRDPDKVEVEQMIELAEDDGTHRQMRGQVQ; encoded by the coding sequence ATGTCTGCATTCTGGCAACATCTCGACAAGCTCGAAAGCTACATCTGCCGCGTCCTTCTGGCGATCTTCGTGACCCTGCTTTTCGTCCAGATCGTCGCACGGCAAATCTTTGGCTTCTCGATCACCTGGATCGAAGAACTCTCGGTCATCCTTTTCGTCTGGTTCGCGTATTTCGGCGCCTCCTATGCGGCGCGCATGGCGGCCCATAACCGCGTCTCGTTCCACCTGAACGCATTGCCGCGCCGCATGGCCCGCGCGATCGAGGCGATCGGCGACCTGTTCTGGATCGGCTTCAACATCGTCTTCATCTGGCAGGCCTCGGTCTTCATCGGCCGGCTCAAACCCTTCGTGAAGGCCCAGACGCTGGGCTGGGAAATGCGCTGGGTCTACATGGTCCTGCCGATCGCCTTCACGCTGATGACGATCCGCATCATCCAGGTGAACTATCTCAAGCTGGTCTGCGGCATTGATCCGCGCGATCCCGACAAGGTCGAGGTCGAGCAGATGATCGAGCTGGCCGAGGACGATGGAACCCATCGCCAGATGCGGGGACAGGTACAATGA
- a CDS encoding TRAP transporter substrate-binding protein has protein sequence MNMMTRFLTGAATVLALSLPAHAAEYRIAVGDGAGGTQEALGKAFVAALEEKSGGNMTGKLFLNGQLGDEQDTVTAAATGTLDFSILAINNITPFSPSVGTMTLPYVILSLEDAEKLTQGDIGQQMIDQTIEDAGVRIIGWAYSGFRVLTNSKKPVSTVADLKDLVVRVPKNEIMIETYKSWGINPTPMAWGETFAALQQKVVDGQDNPYMTIYAMKFDEVQKHITNLRYIFSIEPLIVSESLFQSLSPEEQQQVLDAGKEATAFSAEFLRGEEAKIRDELVARGMDITEPAEGEKEFIELATNAVWPKFYDQIGGKDVLNNVLTSLGRDPVQ, from the coding sequence ATGAACATGATGACGCGATTTCTGACCGGTGCCGCGACCGTGCTGGCCCTGTCGCTGCCAGCACATGCCGCCGAGTATCGCATTGCCGTCGGCGATGGCGCGGGCGGCACCCAGGAAGCGCTTGGCAAGGCCTTCGTGGCCGCGCTTGAAGAGAAATCCGGCGGCAACATGACCGGCAAGCTGTTCCTGAACGGCCAGCTTGGCGACGAACAGGATACCGTGACCGCGGCGGCGACGGGCACGCTGGATTTCTCGATCCTTGCGATCAACAACATCACCCCGTTCTCGCCCTCGGTCGGCACGATGACGCTGCCCTATGTGATCCTGAGCCTTGAAGATGCCGAGAAGCTGACGCAGGGCGACATCGGCCAGCAGATGATCGACCAGACGATCGAGGATGCGGGCGTGCGCATCATCGGCTGGGCCTATTCCGGCTTCCGCGTGCTGACGAATTCGAAAAAGCCGGTTTCGACCGTCGCCGATCTCAAGGACCTGGTCGTCCGGGTGCCCAAGAACGAGATCATGATCGAAACCTACAAGTCCTGGGGCATCAACCCGACCCCGATGGCCTGGGGCGAAACTTTTGCGGCGCTGCAACAGAAGGTCGTCGACGGGCAGGACAACCCCTACATGACGATCTATGCCATGAAGTTCGACGAGGTGCAGAAGCACATCACGAACCTGCGCTACATCTTCTCGATCGAGCCGCTGATCGTGTCGGAAAGCCTTTTCCAGTCGCTTTCGCCCGAAGAACAGCAGCAGGTGCTGGATGCGGGCAAGGAAGCCACCGCCTTCAGCGCGGAGTTCCTGCGCGGAGAGGAAGCGAAGATCCGCGACGAGCTGGTCGCGCGCGGCATGGACATCACCGAGCCCGCCGAGGGCGAGAAGGAATTCATCGAACTTGCCACCAACGCGGTCTGGCCCAAGTTCTATGACCAGATCGGCGGCAAGGACGTCCTGAACAACGTGCTGACCTCGCTGGGTCGCGACCCGGTGCAATAA